In Williamsia sp. DF01-3, the genomic window GATCTCCTGGGTCGTTCCAGGTCTCTCCCCAAGCTCTTGTAAAACCAGCCGCTTGACTGCGGTCATTCGGTGCCGATGAGTCTTAAGAGCCTGTAGAGTTCCGCCGAGTCTGGCCGGAGGGGCCCTGTGATGCGCCGAACTGTCTGACCCGCGAACGTGGATTCACGCAACGAGTAGGGACTCTTAGTGTTTTCGGCGCGGAGCACGTCGGAGATTGCGCGAGTGTTGCCATAGAACACCTCGTCGACGTGACCGCGGAGAGTGGCCCATGCGGTGGCTACGTACTCCTGAGCCGCCCCGATGTTCACCAAATCGGCGGGCGCGTGCATGAGCGCCCCGTGTCCGAGTTGGTACGCTTGCCCGCGTCCGAGCAGGATCTGCTCGTTGATTCTTTGGAATGACTGTGCAAGGGCTTCGTAGTAGTCCGTCGCCCGGCTCGGTATGTCGGTCAACGGGACTGCGGCACCGAGCCCGAAGTGAGCGCGGAGCACGGACTCGTCGGGCTCAAGCCTGTGGATGTGGAAGCGGCGAAGGAACGCGACGTCGAGTGGTTCCACACTAGTGTCAGCCTCATTCATGGCGGCGAGGATGTAAAGGTCGTTAGGAAGTGCGAACGATTCGTGGCTACCGGTGTCGCCGAGGATTTCAAAGAACTGTGTCGTACTGGTGGGCTTTCGATCGGTTGGAAGCCTCTTATCCGCCTCCAACCCGACCAGAGCGCTGCCGAAGGCAGCAACGGCAGGGCCACGGTTAATCTCATCGACCAGAACTAGTGTTGCATTGCCGTCGTGGCCCGCCTTCAGCGCGGCCCTGTGGAGCGTTCCGCTCGTCACCTCGAAGGCGCCAGCCTGTCCGATTTTCGGCACAAGTCCCCGCATAAAGTCGCGGTATTTAGTGTTTTGGTCGAAGACTGTCTGGAACACTTCGCGGCTGACGTCTTGGCTCGGACTCGGGAACCAGTCAGGGATAGGACCGGATGAAGCTGGGATCGGAATACGTCCGGTCGGGGCACTGCCTGTTTGGCCTTGGTCCCACTTGAACAGCTCGCGAACCTCGTTGAGCAGGCGAGACTTCCCGGTCCCCGGAGGGCCTGCGATAATGACATTCTTGCGCACCGCTAGGGCCTTGAGAACGGCCCGGGCTTCCGGGCTGATGTTCGACTCAATCGGCATGGCAGTAGCCGCTTCCTTTAACAAAATCGTAATAGCCCTGGACCGTACGGTTCCCGTCCCGGGCAGCGGCAGAGGCCATACATGCGACGATCTGGCTACTGACCTCAATTGCCCACTCGCCCAGTGCGCTTTCGTATGCGTAGTCGCATCTGACCGTACCGTCGTCGAATTTGCTGAACACCACAAAGACGCGGCCCTGATCCGTTTTAGGGAGCTGGCCGCCAAGTGCGGGGCTTGCGTGGATCCTGGAGATGCGGTCTTCAGTTGGACGAGAGGACGTTGGCGGCCAGTACTCGAGCTCAGTCGTCTGGGCGACTTCGTTCTTATCCAGATACGTCACACGCGCAACGCGGATCTGCTTACCTCCTCGTCCCACCCCGTCCTCGGTGAAAATACGATGCATGATCGAGCGGAACGTTTTCCACGGGAGACGCAGGTCGCGGGCGCCGCCGCCTGTCTTCGAATCGTTGGACTCAGCGACGAGCTTGCGGAGGTCGCCGGCGACGACCTCCTTGTAGACAAACAGAACTGGGCGAACACTCATACCAAACCTTTCACAGCGAATTCGGCGGGGACGTATGGAGTCGCCCCGGCCATCCGCGCCCCGCGTGCCCGGTCCAGGCTTGGGTGAGGAACGGCCAAAATGCGCGCGAGTTCAGCAAGCACGCAGTCGGCGGTGACCGTGGATCGCGCTTCACCCTCAAGCGGGGGTTGACCGCGGTCCAATAGCGGAAAGTCACGGAGCACGATCTCTAGGTCGCCGACGTCCAAGCCCCAACTCGCGGCAACAAGAGCATCTGAACGTGCCCGCCACTGCCCCACCTGCCAAACATCGACAGTGGGATCCCCTTCAGCTGCGGTCAACAGCCGAGCAAGGGCAACTAGCTCGCGCCCTACGTCGGCGTTTTCGTCAATATGGGGTAAGCACAACGTATCGAGCAAGAAGAAGTTGACCGTGGTGGTCACTATGCGGCGCAGCATCCAATCGACGACCAAGGAGTTGGCCAGCGCGAGAAACAGATCCTCACGGTCAACGGCACCGTCTTCAAATGAAATCGTGGGGACTTTGTTCCCGCATACAACGCCGTCTGGAATCCGAGCTGCTAGGAGCGAACGCTCGTTCGTCTGGCCGGTGATGTCACAGAACCCGATGCGTGATCGTAATGTGCGTTGTATCGTCCCGGGATGGATGGCGTCTAGGGAAACGTGCCACTGCGCCCTAAGAGCGTTCTCCGACAATGGTTCAGGGTTCCAGATGGCAGATCTCCCCTCGCCGGATCGATAGCTTTTTGCCCGCCACCGGTACTGGCTGACATGCCGACCTTCCAGTAGCGGCAGTGCTGCGTTGCCACGTTTACGACGAAAATCCTTACGGTTTAGGGTCATATCAATCTCACGGCGGTAAGTCGGGCTCCACGGGCCGTTCGGATCTCCCACGGTGACAGCATTGTTCGCTAGGCGGGAGTACAGCTCCCACTCTTGTGCGGTGCGAACCTCGGGGATGGTCCAGTCTGGCCTGACCTTTGCCAGCTGAGCTCGGCTGAGCTTGACCGATTTCGCGGGCAGAGTGCCGGTCCGATCCGCAACTTTCAACTCGATGGCCTTCTTGCGCCCCTTGCCGATCTTGGCCACGACGGAGAGAAATTTGAACCGGGTGTCGATTGCGAAGTGTTTGGCACGGTTTTCGATTACGGAGATAGACAAGCTTTGTGCCATCGAGTTGAGCTCGCGGCGCAAGCTCTCAGTGCCCTGGGACCTGATCAATCCCGCGGGCAGGAGCAACGCCAGGACACCGTCCTCGCTTGCGACGCCCATTCCCAGTTCAAGGAAGAGCTTGTAGAGGTCATGCTCGCCGCGGCCTTGAAGCCGCGTCCCAGAGGCAACTTCTTCGATATACGTAACCAGCCGGGACCGATCGGGCGCGAGATCGTCGTCGCGTTCGAAGCTTTGACCGTAGGCACGGACGGCGCCAGCGCTTTTCGCCGCTTCATGGCGCGATACCCGGAGCTTCTCCCAAGGCGGATTTCCTATAACTAAGGCTGCGCCGGTCGGCGCGATCTTGGCCCATGTGCTGGCGCTTCGGAGGCTATCGTGGAGTAACAACCGGCTTGCGAAACCGCTAACGGCGTCGAGTTCACCCGTGAGGCTGGCGACGGAAAGAAGGGCCCCACGAAGGGCGTTCGCTGAGAGGTCCGCCCCGGTCAGGCGGTCGCGTATCAGGGAATCCCGGGCGGCGCCTGCAGGAACCTGTTGGGCAGCTGCGGCAAGCAGCATTCCCGAGCCGCACGCCGTGTCAACCCAAGGTCCATCAGCTGTAACCTCTGGCACGGCGGTGGCTGCGAGTAGCTCGGCGAGGCGCCAGTCCGTGTAATAGGCCCCTGTTGTGCGCTGCTGCGACGGCGGGAGCACCTCGCGGCTAAGCGCAGACAGCGCCGATGCCGTGGGGATACCCGTACCGGCGATGCTAGTGAGGATTTTGTCAGCCCAGGGGGTCGGATCTACGTCAAGACGGGACGAATCGACGCCCACCAGATCCCAGAAGCCGTCGAGGTTCCAGCCCCCGGATACGGCGGAAACAGCCTCCAGCACGGTGAGCCGCGCGGCGGTGCGGTTGCCATTGGGCAACACCTCTGCCGCGGCTGCGTTCAGCAGATGTTCAGTAGCCAAAAGCAAACGCTGCTCAAGGCTTTTCATGCGCGCGCCGCTGCGGGAGAAGGACGTCGCTTAGCCTGTTCGAACTGGATAGGCAGGACCTCGATGACGTACTCGTTAACGGCGGCGGCGTTGGCTGACGCCTGCGCGTTCGGGCGGTAGCGACCTATAGTCTTCACCTCGTGCACCGTCACCTTTCCAGCCTCACTTAACGCATTGATCAGCTGTTCCCGGGGGACGTGGCCCTCATTGCTGTAACTGAGCAAAACTTGTCGTGCAGTCGTGCCTAGGACTAGACGCGTTAGTGCGTCCAGAGCGCGAGTCTTGTAGCTAAAGTCCGACGCCTTGTCTCTCCACGGCCGAAGCCCGGTCACGCCACCGACTTCCGGAGAGTCGCCCGCGTGGATCGTCTCCAACACGTGGTAATACGCGCTGTACTGCCGCTTGGTGTATGGCGGATCGAAGTAGACAGTGTCCTCGGAGTTCGTGGGCAACAACGTGACGTCACCCACAACGGCGCGCAGGTCTGTAGTTCGCTGCGGCAGAACCCGTTCCTGGACCACCACCGGCCGAAGGGCAGTCGCCGACCAGTTTTTCAAAAAGCAACCGTAAGTGCCGGAGATATTAGCGACTCTGTTGGCGGCCCGAAGAAGATCGGCCAGCAGAAGTTCCTCCTCGACCTTCGTCAAAAGTCCTGCGCCTGACCAAGATCGAATCTGAGCGCGCATAGCGTCTAGGCGGGCCGCGTTCTCCTCAGTAAAATAGCGGCGTTCAACTTTACCAGCGGCTCCCGACGCCGGACTGTACTCGGCATGAAGAAAACCAGGGTTCGCGCTGACCGCGTTGAGTGCACGGATGGTGGCTGCGTAGCCATTGAGGGCCGGAAACGACACATTGCCTTGCCCAACCGTCGCGCCCACGCTCATAGCGACGGCAGACGGCAACGTGTCGTTCAGTGTCACAGGCCAGCCCCGGGATGCTCCAACCGCGGCGACGGAGCCAGTTCCACAGAAGGCATCGACGAATCGTCCGCCTTGTGGGGCCCCAGCCAAGTCGAGGATCGCGTCCGCTACACGCGCTTTGCTACCGATGTAGCGAACTCCCACAGGCTCCTCCTTTATACCGCCCGCCCCATGTTCATCTAGGGCGAGCGCTGCCTTTCAACGTTAGCGGCCAAGGCCGACAGATCACGGAGCCTCGCGGAGCAAAAGTTACACGGCTGTGAGTGTATCAGCAGCTGATACACTCCTATGTTGACGGACCGACAGGAGAGGTCGCCGAGATGAGCGAGCGCGTCGCAGGTAGCAACCCCGGTGAGTGTATTCGGGAGGCGAGGAACGCCCGCACCTGGTCGCAGAGTCGACTAGCCAAACAGGCAGACGTTTCCCGTCCGACGATCGCACGTATAGAGGCAGGTCAGCACGTTCGTATGGGCACATTGGAGACCGTGGCGCAGGCTTTAGGACTGTCTTTGGAGATGGGACGGACCGAGGGGTAGACGTACTCGCGTGAGTCGCCACACTACGGCCGGTGTCCACACGGACTAACGTCATCGCGCGTGTCCTCGCGCCCGAAATCATTTACCCTCAGCTATCAATACGCCCAATAAGCCAAGCAGCGGGGACAACCTATCTCTCCCGAACTTGATGAACACCTCGATGCCAGCCGCGCCCGCCGCGCCAACGCGATCGAAAACGATCCCGAGAAGCAAGACCCTGATCGACGGGGTTGACCGATGAGTCACCAAC contains:
- a CDS encoding DNA adenine methylase, which encodes MGVRYIGSKARVADAILDLAGAPQGGRFVDAFCGTGSVAAVGASRGWPVTLNDTLPSAVAMSVGATVGQGNVSFPALNGYAATIRALNAVSANPGFLHAEYSPASGAAGKVERRYFTEENAARLDAMRAQIRSWSGAGLLTKVEEELLLADLLRAANRVANISGTYGCFLKNWSATALRPVVVQERVLPQRTTDLRAVVGDVTLLPTNSEDTVYFDPPYTKRQYSAYYHVLETIHAGDSPEVGGVTGLRPWRDKASDFSYKTRALDALTRLVLGTTARQVLLSYSNEGHVPREQLINALSEAGKVTVHEVKTIGRYRPNAQASANAAAVNEYVIEVLPIQFEQAKRRPSPAAARA
- a CDS encoding helix-turn-helix transcriptional regulator; protein product: MSERVAGSNPGECIREARNARTWSQSRLAKQADVSRPTIARIEAGQHVRMGTLETVAQALGLSLEMGRTEG
- a CDS encoding AAA family ATPase, with protein sequence MPIESNISPEARAVLKALAVRKNVIIAGPPGTGKSRLLNEVRELFKWDQGQTGSAPTGRIPIPASSGPIPDWFPSPSQDVSREVFQTVFDQNTKYRDFMRGLVPKIGQAGAFEVTSGTLHRAALKAGHDGNATLVLVDEINRGPAVAAFGSALVGLEADKRLPTDRKPTSTTQFFEILGDTGSHESFALPNDLYILAAMNEADTSVEPLDVAFLRRFHIHRLEPDESVLRAHFGLGAAVPLTDIPSRATDYYEALAQSFQRINEQILLGRGQAYQLGHGALMHAPADLVNIGAAQEYVATAWATLRGHVDEVFYGNTRAISDVLRAENTKSPYSLRESTFAGQTVRRITGPLRPDSAELYRLLRLIGTE